The genomic interval CGGCCCCTAGCCGTGCAGCATCTTGCCCAAGAAGTAAGGCAACATCTTGCGCCACCAGGGCCAGTCGTGGTCCACGTCATGGCCCCAGTAGTCCACCCAGGCCGGAATATCCTTGGCCCGCAGGATCTGCTCCATCTCGCGGGTGTCCTGTAGGCACTCCCCTTCCCAGCGCCCCTGCCCCACCGCGAAAACGATCTTAGCCCGGCGGTAGCGCTCCAGGTACCAAGGGTCGTCCATGTTTCTCAAATACCAAAGGGGGCTGTTGTAGTACGCATCCATCCCCCCTTCGTCGCCGGTGAAGCCGCCCACCTGGTAAAGCCCGGATAGGGCCAAAAGGCCATCGAAATGATCGGGGTGGCGGAAGAAGAAGTTGGCCGCGTGAAAAGCCCCCATGCTGCACCCGGTGGTCCAGGCGATCTCGGAGCCGGAGTGCTCGCACAAAAAAGGGAAAAACTCCTCCATGATGTAGCGGTCGTAGTCGGTGTGGCGACGGGCCCGGAGGGCAGGAGGGATACTTTGGTTCGTCCAGCTCTGCCCGTCTATGCTATCCACGGTGTAAAGCCGGATCTGGCCGGACTCGAGGAAAGGCCGGGCGGCTTCCACCATGCCGAAGTTCTCGTAGTCGTAAAAGCGCCCGTTCTGCGCCGGGAAAACCACGATTGGCTGGCCCCGCTCGCCGTAGACCTTGAACTCCATCTCCTGGCCCAGGGCCTGGCTGTAGTGGCGGTGGTATTCGACGTTCATGCTGCCTTTCGTTGGATCTGCTCACAGGCCTCGAGCAGCGGGGCTAGCTCGGGGTGGCGCAGGATGTAACCATAGTTCCCGATAGCCTGCGCAAAGATGCCGCTGATCTCCTCGTGGTGCACGATCAGGGGGCCAAACTCGTGCAGCACCGCTTCGTGGGGCCAGAGGTAGCGCTGGCTATATTTGCGCCCCACATACGCACAGCAGTACGGACGGGGGGGAGGAGGAACGTGGGTTTCTCCCTTCACAACCACCTCGGCCCACATCTTGTAAAAATCGAGGTCTCCAGCGTAGTTGAACATATCCACCGTAAGGCCACCCGGAGGGCGCATGTTGACCTCGAGGGCCACCAGCCCTCCGTCCTCGAGGCGGAAGAACTCGTAATGAAAAGGCCGTTCCTTGACCCCGAAGACCTCCGTGACCCGGCGCCCGGCCTCGTCCAGGTCTTTGGGAATCTCGCGGGGCATGTAGTAGTAGATGTCGGAGTCCTCGAGCACCGTCTCCATCACCCCCTTGGAATAGATCATGCTCGAGGCGTAGACCACCCGGCCCTCCCGGTCGGCCAAGCCATCGTAGGTGACGATGGTGCCGGGGATGAACTCCTCTAGGATGTAGTCCACCGGCAGTTTGTCGGAGAGGTAGTGTTGCAGTTCCCAGTCATCCATGATCTTGTAGGTCTTGGCCGCTCCCACCCCGATATCGGGCTTAGCTACCACTGGGTAGCCCACCTCTTTTACAAAGGCTCGGGCCTCCTCCGGGGTGCGGCAGACCCGCCCCCTGGCTACCCGCAGCCCCGCCTGCTGGAACAGCTGTTTCATCTCGGACTTGCGCTTGACCTTGCTGATGCTGTCCTGGCGGAGGCCTGGGATGTTAAAGTCGGTGCGCAGCGCGGCTTCGGTCTCGAGCCAGTACTCCGAGAGCGAGTCGAGGCGGTCGATCTTGCCGTAGCGGTGGGTAAAATAGCCCAACGCCCGCAATAGCTCGTCGTAGTGGTGCATATCCGAGACCCGGTAGTACTCGGTGAGGGCCGCTTTGAGCTCGGGCCGCAGGGATTCGTAAGGGGCATCGGCTAGGCCCAGTACATTGGCCCCTGCCTCGCGCAGACGCACACAAAAGTTGTAAAAGTTGGGGGGAAAGTGCGGCGAGAGAAACACCACGTTCATACGCTCCTCCGTGTTTTGCGCCTCGTGCGTTTCCCTCAGTCTGCCGCAAACCTCGCCCCGCGTCCAGATTCTCCACGCCCTATACGCCTCGCAGAGCATCACGGCATAATCGGGAGCGTGGGCTTTCTCTGGGGCAGCGCCGAGCCGAAGCGTTCGCAAACGATCTCGATTTGGGAAGGTTTTCTCGCCATTTTGTTCATCAACTGGAGCACCGGGGTGGTGATGACCGGGTATGCCCTGTGGCTGGGAGCCACCCCCGCCGCCCTAGCCGCGCTAGGGGCCTTGCCGACGATAGCGCAGCTGGCCGCCCCGGTGGCCCTGCTTTTGAGCGGCAGCCGCAAACACCTGTGCATCCTGCTGTCCAGAGGGGGGCGGGCCTTGTTCGGGCTGGTATTGCTGTTGCCCCTAGCGCCAGCGGATTGGCGGGTTCCCGGGTTGCTGCTGGTGGCCGCCCTGAGCCAGTTCGTCATCGCCCCGGTCAACGTGCTGTGGACGAGCTGGATGGCCGATCTAGTGCCCGAGCGCGAGCGGGGGAGCTACTTCGGCTTCCGTAACGCGCTGCTGGGGTTGGTAGGGACGCTGGGAAACCTGCTAGCTGGGGTGCTGATCGACACGATGGGTAAACCCTGGGGTTTTTTGCTGGTGCTGGGAACCGGGGTGGTAGCTGGGGTAGGGGCCACGCTGTTGCTGCGCCTACAGCTCGAGCCCCCCGCACCCGCTCCTAGGATCGCCCTGGCCGATTTACGCTCACCCCTCGAGGAGCAAAGGTTCCGGGGCTTTCTGGTTTTTGTAGCGGCCTTCATGGGGGCGGTGGCGGTGGGCAGTTCGTTCGTATTCCCGCTGTTCTTGCAATACGCCCGCATGAGCTTCGCCGAGGTGGGCCTTTGGACGGTGATCGCCGCTGGCGTTGGCCTGTTTGTAGGCCCCTGGTGGGGGCGGGTGGCCGACCGTATCGGCCACGAACGGGTTTTGGTCTATACCAGCGCGATCTCCGCGGTGGTGCTCCCGACCTTGTGGCTTTCGGGAGGACCAGGGCGAATCGAGCCGATCTGGCTGGCCGCGGTTGGCGATCCCATCGCCTGGGGGGGCTTGGGAACCGCCCTCACCAATATCGCCCTCCAGAGCGCCCCAGCCGCGCGGCGCAACCTCTACTTGGCCTGGTACTGGGTGGCCTTCGCGGTGGGCGGGGTCCTGGGCGCGGCGGTCGGAGGAACTTTGGGCAATCTAGAGCTGGGGCCGAGCCCCTACCACCTGCCCATCCTAGCCTCTATGGCGCTGCGCGCGACGGCGGTGGTGTATTTGATTGGGCGCCTCAGAGCGCAGCGCTAAAGCCGCCCGGGTCTCACGCCGGATCGAGGCGAAGCGCTCGAGGGCCGCTGCCTCCTCGAGGGGATGCGCCCCTACCCACCACAACCTCGAGCCAAAGAGCCCACGACAACCCCCGGGGCCGCATTCGACCTCGGTATAGTGCGGCCATTGGCCATATGGCCAATGGCCGCACCCCGGGACCTCCCGCGGGGGCTCAGGGGCCACCCCGCCAGAGGGCGTTATTCGAGCCCAGCCAGCTTACGGTTCTTGGAGATGTAGCTTTGAAACTCGGCAGGTACGTCTTCTTCAGGGTAGATGGCCGAGACCGGGCAGGCCGGGACACACGCGCCGCAGTCGATGCACTCGTCGGGGTGGATGTAGAACTGATCTCCGCCGTCGTAAATGCACTCCACCGGGCACACTTCCACGCAGGACTGGTCCTTCACACCGATGCAGGGTTCCGTGATGACATGGGGCATACCAAACCTCCTCCCTCAGCAACTCTGCCTATTGTAAAGGATACTGGGCCAAGTCGAGCTACACCCCCATGTACTTGCGGAAAGCCTCCCGGCGGATCACCCCGTGAACGGTGTTACCGTCGGCCACGATGACCACCGGGTAGCGCCAAAATAGCGGGGAAAGCTCGCTGGCCGCTACCTCGCCAGAGACCACCGGAGCCTCTTCCCAAGGCACGACGCCATCGCCAAGCCCCAACACCCCCACCGGCGCCCCGTCCTCGGTGAGCACCGCCAGCCGGCCCTCGAAAGATTCCACCGCCTCGAGCGTCTGGATCGGCTTGGCCAGCCTGCGCGCCGGGGAGGGCGCGATGAGCCCGGCGGTAAGGAGCGAAGAAGAAGGAGCTCGTACGGCCCGCTTAGCGATCCATAACGAGAGGGTGAAGCTCACCACGAAGGTTAGCCCCTCGAGCAGGCCGTAGAAGTTGAACCCCCCCCAACCGATCAGGCCGCGCCCCCCCAGGGCCCAGTGCACCAACCCCGATACCAGCAGCGCGATCACCAGGGAAGCTAGATAGGCGATTAGACCCGCTTGACGAAGCTCACGCACCGTTCTCATATCCCTCCAGCCATACCAGGTCTTCCTCTTTGTCCAAGTCTACGCCGATCTCGGCGTAGGGGGCGACGAGGGCTCGAGCGGGAAGCCCCAGGATGCGGCTGACCCGGCGCTCGAGGTCAGCGATGGTGAGGTTTCCCAGTATCAACTTGACCACCGTGCCCACCCCTACCATCTGCGCCAAGGCCAGAGGATTTTTGCGCAGCGCCACCGCTTTCTTGGCCAGCGGAAGGGCCGTGGCGAACAAGGCTTTGTCCAGCAGGATGAGGTTTCCCCCGGTGAAAGAGCCCTCCCTGAGCCGGGCATAGGTACGGCGCATGTTGGGGAAGCGCCCCTCGATGGCCTCTTTAGGGACTGCGCAGTAGACCAAAGCGGCGGAAGGGGCCTGCTCGAGCACATAGCGTACCGCCTCAGGGGTGAGAAAGGGCATATCCCCGGTAGCGACTAGCACCTTTTCTCCCTGGGCCTCGGGAAGGGCAGCCTCGAGGTTCTCCAGCATCCCGCCCCTGTCCGGCAAAGACACCCTGGGTTCAGGCGAAAGCGCCGCCTGGGGGCCCACGTAGATAAGCCCTAGGCCAGCTTGGGCCAGCGCTTTTAGGGTGTATTCCACCAGCGGACGACCCCGGTAGGGTACCAGGGTCTTGGCGGGAACCGCAAAACGCTTCGCCAGGGGGTCTTCCGGCCTGCCCCCGGCCAGCACGATGGCATCCACGGAGGAAAGATAACACGCGGGAAGCGGAACGCCAAACGGCTCGGGGCCAGAGGTCCTATCCCCCGGCCCCAAAAGCTCGACCTTACAGCCGGTCCATGTTCAGGCGGATCCGCTCGGTATCGCCCGGATCCAGCCGCAACCGGAGCACTTCGGCCCGGTACCCGGGGGCCAGGGCTACCAGCTCGCGCGCGTTGGGGTTTACCGTCACCCGCAAGAAGCCGTTTTGGGTGGTCCCAACCTCGCTACCGTCCACAAAGATCCGTACTGGCCCGTTGACGTTGACGCTGATCTCGAGCGTGGTCTGGAGAGGGGTCAGCCGGGCGTCTACCCGCACCGTCCGATCGGCCTCGATTCGCACATTGGTGCGGAACTCGTTGTACCCCCCCGCCCGCACCACCACTTCGTAAGTACCTTCGCGCAGGCTGAGCTGCAAGGGGGTACGGCCCGAACGCGCCCCGTTGATCCATACCTCAGCCCCGCCCACGTTGGAGTTCACCAAGAGGGTCCCGTTGCGCACCTCGGGCTGCAGGGTGGCGAAGACATTCACGCTCTCGCCGGGGCGCGGTTGAACGGTGGTGAGGTAGGGAGTATATCCCCGCAAGCGCACCTCCACCTCGGAGCGGCCTGGGCGAATCGAGATGCTCAAGGGGGTCTGGCCCACCACCTGACCGTTGACGATGACCTGGGCCCCCTGGGGGGTGGAGTTCACGTTGAGGGTGGCGCTCGAGGGGGCAGGCGGAGCCGGTGGGGTGGGGCGTGGGCTCGGCTGAGGCTGTGGGGTAGGGAGGGGCGGCTGGGCCGCGACCCGGCCTACCCAGTAAGTGGCCACGTCGCTCACCCAGCTCTGCTGCGGGATCGGGGTGACCACGATGGAGAGGGCTCGAGCCAGGTTTTCGGCCCCTTGTACCCGTACTTGGCCACGCTCCACGTCGGCGATATCGCTCAGCGAAAGCGGCTGCTTGCTGGCCACGGCCAGCACTTGGTCTTGGCCTTCTGGCCCGCTGATGGTGAACTGGTAGTTGGCCCCTTGCGGCGGGAAGCGGCGGGTCTCTCCGGCCCGCAGGAAGTTGTCCCGGCTAAAGCTATTGGGCAGGATCAGGTCAATCTTGCCATCGGCGTTGATGTTGAAAAGATAGACGTAGGCGTCCTGGTTGACCTGGGCGTAGATGGCGATGTTCTCCCCGATGCGGTAACTAGAATTCCCGGTCTTGCCGGGGTCTTTGTCCACCCAGGTTTTTACCTGAAGATCGGTGGGCACCGGGTTGACGATGATCCCCTGAGGGGTGATCCGCGGCTGGGCTAGAGCCAGCATCCCGGTCAGGCTTAACAGCGCGGTTGCTAACAAACCTTTGGCGTTGATTCGCTTCACTTGGGCACCTCCTGTCTCGAGGCTAAAGCGGACGGAATGACCCGTGTGAGAGGCTTCGGTCTTAATGTTGAGCCCCCCTTTAGTTAGTAAAAATGAGTTTATTTTTGATGATGTTCGGTAAACAACGAAACGTTTTGGCAACGGCTATTTTTCATAGTTATCTCATAGATACCACGCCGAGTTCGCGGAAGCGGCGGTAACGGTCCTCAAACAAGGCTTCCGCCGAGAGCGAGCGCAGCTCGTTCAGTGTTTCCTGCAACCCCCGCTTGAGGTGATAGAGGGCCGCCGCCGGGTCGCGGTGGGCCCCCCCGCCCGGCTCAGGGATCACCTTGTCCACCACCCCCAGCTTGAGCAGGTCGGAGGCGGTGAGCTTGAGGGCTTCGGCGGCCTTGGGGGCTTCCTTGGCGTCGCGCCAGAGAATGGCCGCGCAGGACTCCGGGGAGATCACCGAGTACCAGGCGTTTTCCATGATCAGGATGCGGTTGCCCACCCCGATCGCCAGGGCCCCGCCCGAGCCCCCTTCGGAGAGGATGACCGCGATGGCCGGGACCCTGAGCCGGGCCATCCGCTGGATGCTCTGGGCGATCACCCAGGCCTGGCCACGCTCCTCCGCGCTGATCCCCGGGTACGCTCCGGGGGTGTCAATGAGGGCGATGAAGGGGCGGCCAAAGCGATCGGCCAGGTCCATCATGCGCATGGCCTTGCGGTAGCCCTCCGGGTGCGGCATCCCGAAGTTGCGCAGGAGGTTCTCCTTGGTGTCGCGCCCCTTTTGCTGCCCCACCAGCACCACCGGCTCGCCGTCCAAATAGGCCAACCCTCCCACGATGGCCGGATCATCCCCCACCGCCCGGTCGCCGTGGAGTTCGACAAACCCCTCGAAGACCTGAGCGATCACGTCCAGGCTGGTGGGGCGCCCCGGAGCCCGGGCCAGCTGCACCCGCTGCCAGCGGGAGAGGTTGCTGTAGGTTTCCTGTTCCAGGCGATGCAGGCGTTCACGCAGCACCGAAACTTCGGCCTCGAGGTCCACCCCGCTTTGCTTGGCCGCCGCCTCGAGCTCGGCGATCTTGGCCTGAAGTTCGAAGATCGGCTTCTCGAACTCAAGCGGCACGGGCACCCCCCCACGGTTGACGCCGGAACAAGCCTCTTGCTCCGTCCACAACGGCGTAGGACTTGCAGTGTATGACGTATGACATCTGGCTAACCCCTCGGATACAAGTGCTTAAGCACCGCCGCCACCCGGTCTTTGAGAGCCCTGCGGTCCACCACATCGTCCACCATGCCGTGCTTGAGGTGGAACTCGGAGCGCTGGAACCCCTCGGGCAAGTCCTGGCGGATGGTCTGCTTGATGACCCGAGGTCCGGCGAACCCGATCAGGGCGCCCGGCTCGGCGAAGATCACATCCGCCAAGGCGGCGAAGCTGGCCGTCACCCCACCGGTGGTGGGATCGGTCATGATCGAGACGTAAGGCAAGCGCTTGGCCCACAGCCGGTCCAGGGCCAGGGTGGTCTTGGCCATCTGCATCAGCGACAGCGCCGCCTCTTGCATCCGCGCCCCTCCCGAGGTCGAGACGATCACCAAAGCCCGTCCCTCTTGCGCGGCCAACTCAGTGTTGCGGGCGATTTCCTCGCCCACCACGCTCCCCATCGAACCCCCGGCGAAGGCCCCGTCCATCACCAGCAGCATGGTAGGGACCCCACCGACGGCACAGCGACCCCCCAAGATGGCGTCGGGTCGGCCGGTCTCCCTCTGATAGCGCTCGAGGCGTTTGGGGTAGGGCTCGGTGTCCACAAAATTCAGCGGGTCGGCGGGGCGTACCTGCCCGGTGGTCACCGCGAAGCTCCCCTCGTCGGCCAGGAGGGCTACCCGCTTTTCCACCGAAATGCGCATATGATAGCCACACTTGGGGCAGACCTGCCAGTTGGCCTCGAGGTCTTTCTTGTAGATCGTGGCGTCGCAGCCGGGGCACTTGACCCACAGCTCGGGAATATCCCTCGCTTCCCCCTGGGCGCGGCGGCGGCGAAACAGACGTTCTAAAGCCATAGGCTCCTCGTCAATTCATCGAGATGAAGGTCATTGTACTCGAGGCGGCTTGAGCCGACCGGAGAGCCAAAGTATAACACCGCCTTATTCTTACACCCCCAGCCCACAGCGCCAAGACAGCTGCGGAGGAGTGGACCCAACACGGTTCGAGTTACCCTAACGGCTCACCATCGCCCCGTTTACGTAGGGCGTGGGGTCCACCGCCACCCCATAGCGAAACACCGAGTAGTGTAGGTGTGGCCCCGTGGAACGCCCCGTGGAACCGACCTGCCCGATAAGCTCCCCCAGCCCCACCTGCTGGCCTTTGCTGACGGCTACCCCTGAGAGGTGGCCGTAGAGGGTCAGGTAGCCGTTGCCATGGTCGAGGAGGACCATCAGGCCGAAGACATTGTTCCAGCCGACCTCCACCGCCACACCCGGCGCGGTGGCGAACACCGCCGTGCCGGTAGGGGCGGGGAAGTCCAAGCCGTTATGAAACTCCGTACTGTCGCCGCCAAAGGGGTTGGAGCGGTAACCGAAGCCCGAGGAGATATAGGTGGCCACCCGCAGGGGGATTCCCTGGGGAGGCGGGGTTATCGGCGGGCGGGGCCGGGGGTCGTCGCGGAGGGGGGAGTCCAGACCCTCTTCGAGCGGCCCGATCTGGGCGGCGAAGTTGCTCATCATGGCCCGCAGGTCGAGGAGCTGGTCGCCCAGATCCGAAGACCCTCCGGCCCCTTTGGGGGTGCCGGGCGCAGGGGGAGGTGAGGCCGGTTCGGGCAGCAGCTTCACCGCCGGAAGGCCAGCCTTCTTGCGCAAACGGTTGATCTCGAGCTCGAGCCCCTTGAGGTTCTGCCGCATCTGCTCGGCTTCCACCGAGTAGGTCTGGTTGCGGGCTCTCTCGGCCTCGAGCTCGAGTTGCAGCTTGCGGGCCTGCTGTGAGAGCTGATGCAGCTGGGCCAAGGCGTGGCGCGCCTGGTTCCCCTGGCTCCAGGCGTAGGCCAGGATCCCCACCACCCCCAGCACCAGCACCCCCAAGGCCCATAGCGGCACCGCTACGGCCTGGGGGGCAGCGGCGCGGGGGAGCGGCGAATCCAAGGGCCGTCTCATGGGCGAACACCCCAGCTTATCCGGAGAGTTGTCCCCCGGTGGTGACGGCTGACCCGGCGGCCTATTCCGGCTGGGGCAAAGCCCGGGGCTCCCCGGTGTGGC from Meiothermus sp. Pnk-1 carries:
- a CDS encoding acetyl-CoA carboxylase biotin carboxylase subunit family protein translates to MNVVFLSPHFPPNFYNFCVRLREAGANVLGLADAPYESLRPELKAALTEYYRVSDMHHYDELLRALGYFTHRYGKIDRLDSLSEYWLETEAALRTDFNIPGLRQDSISKVKRKSEMKQLFQQAGLRVARGRVCRTPEEARAFVKEVGYPVVAKPDIGVGAAKTYKIMDDWELQHYLSDKLPVDYILEEFIPGTIVTYDGLADREGRVVYASSMIYSKGVMETVLEDSDIYYYMPREIPKDLDEAGRRVTEVFGVKERPFHYEFFRLEDGGLVALEVNMRPPGGLTVDMFNYAGDLDFYKMWAEVVVKGETHVPPPPRPYCCAYVGRKYSQRYLWPHEAVLHEFGPLIVHHEEISGIFAQAIGNYGYILRHPELAPLLEACEQIQRKAA
- a CDS encoding molybdenum cofactor guanylyltransferase; amino-acid sequence: MDAIVLAGGRPEDPLAKRFAVPAKTLVPYRGRPLVEYTLKALAQAGLGLIYVGPQAALSPEPRVSLPDRGGMLENLEAALPEAQGEKVLVATGDMPFLTPEAVRYVLEQAPSAALVYCAVPKEAIEGRFPNMRRTYARLREGSFTGGNLILLDKALFATALPLAKKAVALRKNPLALAQMVGVGTVVKLILGNLTIADLERRVSRILGLPARALVAPYAEIGVDLDKEEDLVWLEGYENGA
- a CDS encoding acetyl-CoA carboxylase carboxyltransferase subunit alpha encodes the protein MPLEFEKPIFELQAKIAELEAAAKQSGVDLEAEVSVLRERLHRLEQETYSNLSRWQRVQLARAPGRPTSLDVIAQVFEGFVELHGDRAVGDDPAIVGGLAYLDGEPVVLVGQQKGRDTKENLLRNFGMPHPEGYRKAMRMMDLADRFGRPFIALIDTPGAYPGISAEERGQAWVIAQSIQRMARLRVPAIAVILSEGGSGGALAIGVGNRILIMENAWYSVISPESCAAILWRDAKEAPKAAEALKLTASDLLKLGVVDKVIPEPGGGAHRDPAAALYHLKRGLQETLNELRSLSAEALFEDRYRRFRELGVVSMR
- a CDS encoding PEGA domain-containing protein, translated to MKRINAKGLLATALLSLTGMLALAQPRITPQGIIVNPVPTDLQVKTWVDKDPGKTGNSSYRIGENIAIYAQVNQDAYVYLFNINADGKIDLILPNSFSRDNFLRAGETRRFPPQGANYQFTISGPEGQDQVLAVASKQPLSLSDIADVERGQVRVQGAENLARALSIVVTPIPQQSWVSDVATYWVGRVAAQPPLPTPQPQPSPRPTPPAPPAPSSATLNVNSTPQGAQVIVNGQVVGQTPLSISIRPGRSEVEVRLRGYTPYLTTVQPRPGESVNVFATLQPEVRNGTLLVNSNVGGAEVWINGARSGRTPLQLSLREGTYEVVVRAGGYNEFRTNVRIEADRTVRVDARLTPLQTTLEISVNVNGPVRIFVDGSEVGTTQNGFLRVTVNPNARELVALAPGYRAEVLRLRLDPGDTERIRLNMDRL
- a CDS encoding esterase family protein; the protein is MNVEYHRHYSQALGQEMEFKVYGERGQPIVVFPAQNGRFYDYENFGMVEAARPFLESGQIRLYTVDSIDGQSWTNQSIPPALRARRHTDYDRYIMEEFFPFLCEHSGSEIAWTTGCSMGAFHAANFFFRHPDHFDGLLALSGLYQVGGFTGDEGGMDAYYNSPLWYLRNMDDPWYLERYRRAKIVFAVGQGRWEGECLQDTREMEQILRAKDIPAWVDYWGHDVDHDWPWWRKMLPYFLGKMLHG
- a CDS encoding ferredoxin — translated: MPHVITEPCIGVKDQSCVEVCPVECIYDGGDQFYIHPDECIDCGACVPACPVSAIYPEEDVPAEFQSYISKNRKLAGLE
- the accD gene encoding acetyl-CoA carboxylase, carboxyltransferase subunit beta produces the protein MALERLFRRRRAQGEARDIPELWVKCPGCDATIYKKDLEANWQVCPKCGYHMRISVEKRVALLADEGSFAVTTGQVRPADPLNFVDTEPYPKRLERYQRETGRPDAILGGRCAVGGVPTMLLVMDGAFAGGSMGSVVGEEIARNTELAAQEGRALVIVSTSGGARMQEAALSLMQMAKTTLALDRLWAKRLPYVSIMTDPTTGGVTASFAALADVIFAEPGALIGFAGPRVIKQTIRQDLPEGFQRSEFHLKHGMVDDVVDRRALKDRVAAVLKHLYPRG
- a CDS encoding M23 family metallopeptidase; translation: MRRPLDSPLPRAAAPQAVAVPLWALGVLVLGVVGILAYAWSQGNQARHALAQLHQLSQQARKLQLELEAERARNQTYSVEAEQMRQNLKGLELEINRLRKKAGLPAVKLLPEPASPPPAPGTPKGAGGSSDLGDQLLDLRAMMSNFAAQIGPLEEGLDSPLRDDPRPRPPITPPPQGIPLRVATYISSGFGYRSNPFGGDSTEFHNGLDFPAPTGTAVFATAPGVAVEVGWNNVFGLMVLLDHGNGYLTLYGHLSGVAVSKGQQVGLGELIGQVGSTGRSTGPHLHYSVFRYGVAVDPTPYVNGAMVSR
- a CDS encoding MFS transporter yields the protein MGFLWGSAEPKRSQTISIWEGFLAILFINWSTGVVMTGYALWLGATPAALAALGALPTIAQLAAPVALLLSGSRKHLCILLSRGGRALFGLVLLLPLAPADWRVPGLLLVAALSQFVIAPVNVLWTSWMADLVPERERGSYFGFRNALLGLVGTLGNLLAGVLIDTMGKPWGFLLVLGTGVVAGVGATLLLRLQLEPPAPAPRIALADLRSPLEEQRFRGFLVFVAAFMGAVAVGSSFVFPLFLQYARMSFAEVGLWTVIAAGVGLFVGPWWGRVADRIGHERVLVYTSAISAVVLPTLWLSGGPGRIEPIWLAAVGDPIAWGGLGTALTNIALQSAPAARRNLYLAWYWVAFAVGGVLGAAVGGTLGNLELGPSPYHLPILASMALRATAVVYLIGRLRAQR